From Deinococcus planocerae, one genomic window encodes:
- a CDS encoding biotin--[acetyl-CoA-carboxylase] ligase yields MPARLLPLLTDEPQSGEALGARLGVGRVTVNTLARRLAEDGVPVVTTRGGYALEPGTPAPQLVPVAGTFGRAMRYAGTVGSTQDEVRAWADDLRDPAPHGAVVVAERQTAGRGRRGRAWDTTHGTLVFSVLLDGPLPLPDLALMPLAAGVALQAACGVGGLKWPNDLLAPDGRKLAGILLEADLRGEEARRAVLGIGVNVTAAPPGAAHLAEFSPGVTRAALLARVLAELERWLAAPPDAVLEAWRGASVTLGREVRVVTGRGEITGTAVDLDAQGGLVVRPPGGPPVTVHAGDVQLVGTLTPPHSPEEQP; encoded by the coding sequence GTGCCCGCCCGACTCCTGCCGCTGCTCACCGATGAGCCCCAGTCTGGGGAGGCGTTGGGGGCACGGCTGGGCGTGGGCCGCGTCACGGTGAACACCCTGGCGCGGCGGCTCGCGGAGGACGGCGTGCCCGTCGTCACCACGCGGGGCGGGTACGCGCTGGAGCCGGGCACGCCCGCGCCGCAGCTCGTGCCCGTCGCAGGCACCTTCGGGCGGGCGATGCGTTACGCGGGCACGGTTGGCAGCACGCAGGACGAGGTGCGGGCGTGGGCGGACGACCTGCGGGACCCCGCTCCGCACGGCGCGGTCGTCGTCGCGGAACGGCAGACCGCCGGGCGGGGGAGACGGGGGCGGGCGTGGGACACGACGCACGGGACGCTGGTCTTCAGCGTGTTGCTCGACGGCCCCCTGCCCCTCCCCGACCTCGCCCTGATGCCGCTGGCGGCGGGTGTTGCGCTTCAAGCCGCGTGCGGCGTCGGCGGGCTGAAGTGGCCCAACGACCTGCTCGCCCCCGACGGGCGCAAGCTCGCGGGCATCCTGCTCGAAGCCGACCTGCGGGGCGAGGAGGCCCGCCGCGCCGTCCTGGGCATCGGCGTCAACGTCACCGCCGCGCCGCCCGGGGCCGCCCACCTCGCCGAATTCTCTCCCGGCGTCACCCGCGCCGCCCTCCTCGCCCGCGTCCTCGCCGAGCTGGAACGCTGGCTCGCCGCGCCGCCTGACGCTGTGCTGGAGGCGTGGCGGGGCGCGAGCGTCACCCTCGGGCGGGAGGTGCGGGTCGTCACCGGGCGCGGCGAGATCACCGGGACCGCCGTGGACCTCGACGCGCAGGGGGGGCTCGTCGTCCGTCCGCCCGGCGGCCCCCCCGTCACCGTCCACGCGGGCGACGTTCAGCTTGTCGGCACTCTCACCCCACCCCACTCACCGGAGGAACAGCCATGA
- a CDS encoding biotin transporter BioY, producing the protein MTRAAPAYPTLSRTLAPAHGLTRDLLLILGGAALVALVAQVELPLKPVPVTLQTLAVLLVGAALGWKRGAASLTTYLLAGAAGLPVFAGGSAGLAKFVGPTGGYLLSYVFAAGLVGWLAQRYALDRTVRGTALAMLAGSVVIYGLGLPWLSATTGLKGQALLNAGLTPFLLGDALKLGLAALLLPGAWAWIRKL; encoded by the coding sequence ATGACCCGAGCCGCACCCGCCTATCCCACCCTCTCCCGCACGCTCGCCCCCGCGCACGGCCTGACCCGTGACCTCTTGCTGATCCTCGGCGGCGCGGCCCTCGTCGCCCTCGTCGCGCAGGTCGAACTGCCGCTGAAGCCCGTGCCCGTCACCCTCCAGACGCTCGCCGTGCTGCTCGTCGGTGCCGCGCTGGGCTGGAAGCGGGGTGCGGCGAGCCTGACCACGTACCTCCTCGCTGGGGCGGCGGGTCTGCCCGTGTTCGCGGGGGGCAGCGCGGGCCTCGCCAAGTTCGTCGGCCCCACGGGCGGCTACCTGCTGAGCTACGTGTTTGCCGCTGGCCTGGTCGGCTGGCTTGCCCAGCGGTACGCCCTGGACCGCACCGTGCGCGGCACCGCCCTCGCCATGCTGGCGGGCAGCGTGGTGATCTACGGCCTGGGGCTGCCCTGGCTGAGCGCCACCACCGGCCTGAAGGGTCAGGCCCTCCTGAACGCGGGCCTCACCCCCTTCCTCCTCGGCGACGCCCTGAAACTCGGCCTCGCCGCCCTGCTGCTGCCGGGGGCGTGGGCGTGGATACGGAAGCTCTGA